taatattttcaaacgACTGAGGAAGAAATGTTATGATGCCACAggccttttttgtttattaggCATCATTAAGattccagaaaatatttaaaacacgGATGTTTTAGAATGTAGCAGCACTATAGGCAAAGGGATTTAACAAGCACAGCACAGTTAGTGGCAAGAAACGCAGCACTCACAGAGGATGAGCAGGGGTTGGCCACTTTTGGACTGCACGGAGGAGAGTAAGTCATCTTCACAAGAACGGGCATCTCATCATCTGACACAGAGTTGGCAGGCTTGTCTTTGACTGTGGCAGTGCTGGCAGAGGGCTGCGTGCTGGGCTCAGGTGACAGAAGCTTTACAGGGACAGACACTGGCATGACGATGGGCGCGAGGCTATCCACCTCTTTAGGCAGCGGCTGCTGTGGTGGTTTCTCTCCTTCATCCTGTACAGACAATTAAAGGCTTTCAGCCCGAGTGAGGGAGGGCTGCTTCTGGATTGATACACTACGCAACGTATGCACCGTGGCTGAAAAGAAGTGGCCAGGGTTACAAAACACACAATAGCGTTGCTTCTTGGACTCTGTTTGCCTTGAACGAAGTTGGCAGGTTACTTATGACTCCTACATAGGATTCAGCCTCGGTGACAAATAACCACATTAAGCATCTTTACAAGATAACTTGCAGGAGAGGAGATCAACATGTGCTCTTTTTATCACTATAAAAACAGAATTCTCCATCACCCACctaaaaacaaagacacagaTGGTGTAACTCTGGTAGCTCTTTGCCTTCCTGTGGTATTCCCTATTAGGACAGAATTTCTAAAGTATCAGGATCGAGAAAGACTGACTGACAGGGCAAGTTATTTTTATGCAGAACAATTCAAACCCACATTTTTGGTTTGGTATTTGTTGATACCTACAGAACTAAAACACTTGGGAAGAAATCTGTCAAAGATTCAACAATCCTGCTCCTTCAATTAAAGCCTGGGAAGGCTTCCAATAAACATCCCTTAGTCATCCAAGTAGTCCAAATGAAAGTAAGGAAGACTTGCTGTTCCTGGTATTTCTAATATCATAAACAAacataaggggaaaaaaatctagacaCTCCTGACACGACTTTGTAGGCTGTTTTTGTAACATACCCAGAAACAGAGAGGCACAAACACTCTTCTGCCCTCCATCACTGCCTCTGACTTCAAAGCAAGACTTCTGGCCTACAAATTAGTAGAATTATGTGCATTTCTACTTACACAGGGTATGACATAACAAAACAGTGCTGAGAAGAACAAGTTTtgacagcaaagcaaagcatggcaaagcaagcaaacatcaacagggaaaggagaaagccAAATACTGAAGTAAAACGAACTGCTACCTGTTTGAAGTTCGGAGATGCTCTTACTCCTCCATGTGACCTCATGTGACCATTTAGAGCTGGCAAACTCTTGAACTCTTTCAAGCATATTGAACACATGAGCTTGTTCTTCGCATCAGCTCTCTCAGGAAGTGTTTCTCTGTTCTGgccactatttttattttcatttttttagcaCGGAACAGAAGAAGAGACATTAGTTTGGCATGTTCCCTTTGTTGCAGAGGAAGCTTTTTAGTCAAGGAAGACAATAAAATTTTACAGCTAGATGTTTATGAAGCCACAAGTGAGCACGGGGTGAGTGTTGTGGAATACGTGGGCAATAACCTAGGTCAGCTGCTCCCAAGATGGGGCAAAGGAAAGTTTTGAGCAGGACACGCTTATCAAAACATGGTCCTGGGTATGGAAAAGTCTGAGAACCCACCAGATCTATCATGACAGACCTACATTTCCCCACTCACGAGAGCAGTTAACAAGTACTTGGACACAATGCCCCTACTTATGGTAGACAACCATTCTGGACACCTCAGTCCTTCAGAGGTGAGTGcttaagaaaaacagatgacCCTTACTGACAAAGATACAAATCCAAACCACACATCGTCCCTTCTCTTACAAATGCAACACTGAGAGCAAAGTTCTCccctgcttttgctttttctttggttccctttttcttttttctttctgttttttgaaagacaaagcatttattttattttattgctgggGGGAAGGGTGGAAATCACACAAACTTAAATTCACAAAGCACAAAACTAAAGATGCTTCTAGAAGAGCAAAAACTCATAACTACCCAGAGTGCATTCCCCTCCCTTTAAACTGCAGCACTCCTTTGTATTTCTCatacttaaattaaaaagaccaaaaaaccccaatcttttaaaaatacctttgttCTGGGGACAGCGGCTGCAGTCTGCCATCTGACAGTTGCACCTGCTAtcaaaggaggagaggggaaaagaagggaaaaaaggagaacagaatttttcaggaaatattaATGCATAAATGAAGATCCTTACAGCATTATGTTTGCATTTTGCATACGATTTTACTAATATTAAAAGCCTCTGAGTTGAGAACCTTACATGTCTCTACCAAATCAGTGCCTCTGTGAGCACGGCTGGTGCAAGTTTTCTTACTGACCTGCTGTTTGACGACTTTGCTCTGACACAGAAGTATTACTTTTGGAAACAGGGAGTTGACTAACTCTTCCTGAACAATCAATGCCTCAGGTGTCGAAAAATTAGCAAGACCACTTTGTTGTAACTGTGTCCCTCCTCCCCAGAAACCGAGACAGAACTTCCCAAAGCCTCTTGCgagggaagcagcagccccacagcagcagttGCTCTGTGCTGCCACCAGCCTGGCCCAAAGCCAACCCAGCAATGCAGACAGGAGAAGTCTGTTAATGCAGTTCCCCAAAACATCCCAGCGATGCCCACCGCTCACATCCTAACCTTCTGGCTCTCCTGCAACTGTTTTGTTTCCACACCTTGCTACTTTTCTGCAAAACAAgtctggctgagcagggatctAAAATATTACCTACCTGAGGCCATGTGGCGCTGGGAGAGTCTTGCTGAGAGCTTTTGTTGTTCAGATGAACTCCTGAGGATGGCAAAAGAGTTCGATGAGGGACAGCATTACCCACAGAATTAATCTCCTGCCGTGCGGGATCCTCCGCAGTCTCTGGTGGAGTGAGGCCAACGTGGGAGTTCAGAGACAGCGCTCTGCTCTCACTTGGGTATTGCTTCTGCTgatcttgctgctgctgctgcagtaaaCTCTGTGGGTACAAGTGCCTGTACTGTTCGTGGGGATCTTGGTAGCAATACTGAGGCACTGCTCCCAATTGGATAAGCTGCACAGGATGACTTGGATCCTGAGAGTACTGGTGTGGCTCATGCATAGTCTTCGGATCCGGTTCCCTGTGATATGGAGGAAGCGGCAATTGcatctgttgctgctgttgctgtaaCTGCTGCATGACAGGTTGCGTTTGGTAATACTGAGCTATTTGCATTGGAcactgccgctgctgctgccgagttggctgttgctgctgctgctggatctCCTGTATCGAGAGCCGCTGATGGCCCTGCTGTGGCTGAGCGTAGTATTGAGTCTGCTGCAAGTGCTGCATCTGTTGCGGTAAAAGCTGCGGGGACTGCATTTGTTGAACGTGCGCCTGTCCTTGCTGAAACGCAGAATGCATCTGCATTTGAGATAAATGCTGCTGGTAGTCGTAGTACAACTGTTGGTGCTGCATGACTTGCATTTGTTGCTTTTGCTGTGTGCTTGCAAAATTCTGGTGTGTTTGCTGTGGCACTGGTTGGTATCTTTGTATACTGGAAGTTACAGGCTGTTGCTCAACTGCTGGCTTCTGGGACAGCAGCTGCCTGAGCGCACTGTCACCAGAATTATCCACCATCGAAGACTCTGTGTGCAAAACCTGAGCCATGTTGTTGACTTGAATTCTCAGATTTTGGTTAGCAAATACCTGTGTGAAGGAGTCCAGTTTATGCAGGACTCCACTGGTAATTTTTTGTGATCGATTTTCACTGGGTTGAGAGTAAGAATATTGGTATCCGTCGTGGGATTCCCCTGGCCCGACGGGGCTCCACATTGCGCTTTGATTATTCAAATTGTTCCTCACTGGGACGTGGTTTCCTGAGCCAGAATGTGTCCAACTGGTTTGTCTCGATGTATCCATTGACCCGAGGCTTTTTGAACCTACAGGCAAAGCTATACTGTCTCTTGAATCTTGAGGAAACTGGGGGGAAAGAGGGGATGCCTGGGGAGCATCCATAGCAGATGTCCCATAGCTATGATTTAGAGATGGAAGGGAGTTCATTTGGTGGTGTTGGTAGTACAAGTTCTCATTGCTGTTGGCAGTATGGTTAGTTTTATACAATTGCTGGTCCCCCATTTTTGGTCACTTCTATTCCAAACTTACAGGCACGCGAACCATTGAAATCTCTATGAACCCTGAGTTACCTGagtgaagggaagggaggggaagggaaaagaagatggAATTACTTATAATTCAGCATGTCCATGTGCATCACAAGGACTCAGATTTCCTCCAGTCTGTCAGTAATTCCAATCTCAGACTCAACGTTGCTTCACATCTTCAATAAATGGACCACAGCGCAAATCCTACACAGATCAATAGGTTCAGTGTGCCAGGCACCTGTGaagtaagagaaagaaaacttaagTGCCGGCTCTCTGCATAAACTGTTATTGTTATTGCCTCAAAGGAAACTGTAAAATCTCCTAGTTTGAAATACATAATCAGATGCAAAATTGTAGCAGCTGGGCTATTCCAGAGCAGTTAGATTACTTCGTCTCGTCCCATTATCCTGCCTCTTCTCTAGTGCTCTGATAAAATCATTCTGCCAAACCAATACAGGCTTGTTCTTCAgaactgttttttcccctaaagtATACGAACATTCAAGCAGTTTTAGCTGGACACATATTGCTCTCTCATGAGAAGTTTAGCCAGACAGTTAACTATCAAACCAAGTCACCTTCCTAGTGTTACAGCCTTATTGTCAGAAGCAACATCCCCATTTTATAACACAAAATCAAGTACTGCTGCCACCACAGGTGCCTCCACAAAGGCCTGAAAAggcaagtaaaaaaaacccatggcTTTGAACAAAGCTGACTGTACTCAGATATCAGCACCTAAAAGAACATGCAAAAATGTTAATTGCAATCAGGGATTTGCACAGAGCCTTCCACAGCCTCTCACAACTTCCAGGGTACCTACAGGAGGTGCCCACTGGTGGTATGAAAATAGAGTGTCACTGAAGAACAAGATGCAACACTAATGCTCATTGCTGtgaccacaaaaaaaagaaaaaacaatgagcACAGTTACCCAACTGCATCTATGCACATAGATTTGTTTGCTCCATCTATGTGAAACCCGATTAATGCCAAGACCAAACCAGTCCATGGAAATCTTTTCTGATCACTCACCTTACATCAGGAGCACTGAACTCCAGCTTCTGTTCTACCCTCTCACCCTTCCTCCTTCAGTTTGCGTTATTTTAACAGACTAATTTATACCGAATGCAACCTTTTATAATTTTTACTGTATAAACTGTAATTCAACACTTTACAGATGTCTGTACTGGTTTtgattaataaaacaaaatacataggCACATTATAGGGTTGTTTTACTATTCCACAGTGTGAAGAAATCACTGTGTCTACAATCACACAGGCACAGAGGTACAATATGCacacataaaatacattttaacatAAAAGTTGATTCTGAACTTTAACAAGAGCACAAAAATACTAGACCACAAACTTAACTCTGTCTCCTTCACATCTGCCTTTCTAAACATAATGATTTCCACCAAGGACTTCTGTGTACTGATGTCCTTACCTTTTTAAACTTAGGAGAATCCTTGATCTAGACGGATAAATGTGAAGTCACTGATAGAGAAAATTTTAACCGTTGCCAGATGCGTATTAACAAGTTCTGTGAGAGCAACAGCAAATAAGGGTAATACGTAGCTGCAGGCAGAAAAAACCTTTTCCGTTCTAGCATTATGTATGACAGAAAGCCATAGCTCCCAATGAAGAGGGCTTTCAGTGTGTACAGAGTTTTTGTGTAAACCATCTGCAGCCATTAGCATGTAACATTTTCACGTGACAAATAATGGCTGAGAATAATTGCAAGCTTATTTCCCCTTTCCAGAAATATACATTGCTTCATAGTTTCTCTGAACACACTCCCTTCCAGATTTTTATAGatgcacaattaaaaaaagatagcaGTCAACAATGAATGGTCAGGCTGCCAACAAGATTTTTCAGCCACAACCCAACTTCAAAGACTTcctattaaaaattatgaaggGAAACTAAACAAAGCCTCCACAAAACATTCAAAGggcataaaaataaacactgtgtGATATTTCACACTGAAAGGCCATCAACTTTTAGAGGAAGAGAGGGATCCTACACAGGAATATGCATCTCCCCTTATGCCTGATAAGTTAAGAAAGTTCAGCCGAGATGCTCTGAACACATCTTCCCATAAAAACAGGGCACTATTGGATCTGTCGACATACCTTTCGTATAGGAGGTATTATTCATAATATTAATGTATTATCATGTAATATTATGTAACACTATTATTCATAATATAATGTAATATTCATCTATTAACAGTGTTATAATTTACACCAAGTTCCTTGGTTTTGGCCCTTCTTTTAAAGTTTGAAGTGACAAGCATTAgtcaaaggagaagaaataatagTGATACAAACCAGTGAGAGAGAATAAACGTTTCCAGGAGACAATCAACTGACCGCAAGAATTTCAGGAGTAAGGACAGTAAGAGCACTTATTCTTAAGGCAGCAAACAACATGATTTTGGTATAAAAATAGATCAGGTGGCCAGCCAGGCCCCTGACCCCCTACTCTTCCCACAGGCAGAAGCACCACGGTGGCAGATGCTAGTGCCTGTACCAGTCAGCGTGTCAGCGCTTGGGCGTTCACCAAACTCTACCTGAGGGTTACC
This region of Nyctibius grandis isolate bNycGra1 chromosome 1, bNycGra1.pri, whole genome shotgun sequence genomic DNA includes:
- the TRERF1 gene encoding transcriptional-regulating factor 1 isoform X2; the encoded protein is MGDQQLYKTNHTANSNENLYYQHHQMNSLPSLNHSYGTSAMDAPQASPLSPQFPQDSRDSIALPVGSKSLGSMDTSRQTSWTHSGSGNHVPVRNNLNNQSAMWSPVGPGESHDGYQYSYSQPSENRSQKITSGVLHKLDSFTQVFANQNLRIQVNNMAQVLHTESSMVDNSGDSALRQLLSQKPAVEQQPVTSSIQRYQPVPQQTHQNFASTQQKQQMQVMQHQQLYYDYQQHLSQMQMHSAFQQGQAHVQQMQSPQLLPQQMQHLQQTQYYAQPQQGHQRLSIQEIQQQQQQPTRQQQRQCPMQIAQYYQTQPVMQQLQQQQQQMQLPLPPYHREPDPKTMHEPHQYSQDPSHPVQLIQLGAVPQYCYQDPHEQYRHLYPQSLLQQQQQDQQKQYPSESRALSLNSHVGLTPPETAEDPARQEINSVGNAVPHRTLLPSSGVHLNNKSSQQDSPSATWPQVQLSDGRLQPLSPEQSGQNRETLPERADAKNKLMCSICLKEFKSLPALNGHMRSHGGVRASPNFKQDEGEKPPQQPLPKEVDSLAPIVMPVSVPVKLLSPEPSTQPSASTATVKDKPANSVSDDEMPVLVKMTYSPPCSPKVANPCSSSEISKKPHQSAVKLEENFKPLQDKKKYRHRPEPLFIPPPSFNFSMSHSGATLYQSQLRSPRVLGDHLLDRTHELPPYTPPPMLSPVRQGSGLFSNVITSSHSTSHTQLPLTPLTPTPRVLLCRSNSIDGSVIPVTPGPGEQTVEPRINIGSRFQADIPELQDRLLMEKDVHKATLVWKPWPELENKVFQQRVDDLLNMSCSSVLPGGGTNSEYALHSLFEAKGDIMIALEKLLLRKPVRLKCHPLANYHYAGSDKWTHQERRLFKEALSTYSKDFIFVQKMVKSKTVAQCVEYYYTWKKILRLGRKHRTRLEKKREECLTSGEEEVLEEDEEIEEDRKEEREMQKSPDPPAIPLVGPIDLPALQSLSLSSSSFICEMPNCGAVFSSRQALNGHARIHGGTNQVTKTRCTMPGTKQKSGTQSGYCSIKSSPAHSTTSSETDPTTIFPCKECGKVFFKIKSRNAHMKTHRQQEEQQRQKAQKAAVAAEMAATIARTTGPVGHSLIPLDHMSLVKRVENVGDIDDDVVQELGDVMEENEVMNADLLLDDEDADLLQDDAEL
- the TRERF1 gene encoding transcriptional-regulating factor 1 isoform X1, giving the protein MGDQQLYKTNHTANSNENLYYQHHQMNSLPSLNHSYGTSAMDAPQASPLSPQFPQDSRDSIALPVGSKSLGSMDTSRQTSWTHSGSGNHVPVRNNLNNQSAMWSPVGPGESHDGYQYSYSQPSENRSQKITSGVLHKLDSFTQVFANQNLRIQVNNMAQVLHTESSMVDNSGDSALRQLLSQKPAVEQQPVTSSIQRYQPVPQQTHQNFASTQQKQQMQVMQHQQLYYDYQQHLSQMQMHSAFQQGQAHVQQMQSPQLLPQQMQHLQQTQYYAQPQQGHQRLSIQEIQQQQQQPTRQQQRQCPMQIAQYYQTQPVMQQLQQQQQQMQLPLPPYHREPDPKTMHEPHQYSQDPSHPVQLIQLGAVPQYCYQDPHEQYRHLYPQSLLQQQQQDQQKQYPSESRALSLNSHVGLTPPETAEDPARQEINSVGNAVPHRTLLPSSGVHLNNKSSQQDSPSATWPQQVQLSDGRLQPLSPEQSGQNRETLPERADAKNKLMCSICLKEFKSLPALNGHMRSHGGVRASPNFKQDEGEKPPQQPLPKEVDSLAPIVMPVSVPVKLLSPEPSTQPSASTATVKDKPANSVSDDEMPVLVKMTYSPPCSPKVANPCSSSEISKKPHQSAVKLEENFKPLQDKKKYRHRPEPLFIPPPSFNFSMSHSGATLYQSQLRSPRVLGDHLLDRTHELPPYTPPPMLSPVRQGSGLFSNVITSSHSTSHTQLPLTPLTPTPRVLLCRSNSIDGSVIPVTPGPGEQTVEPRINIGSRFQADIPELQDRLLMEKDVHKATLVWKPWPELENKVFQQRVDDLLNMSCSSVLPGGGTNSEYALHSLFEAKGDIMIALEKLLLRKPVRLKCHPLANYHYAGSDKWTHQERRLFKEALSTYSKDFIFVQKMVKSKTVAQCVEYYYTWKKILRLGRKHRTRLEKKREECLTSGEEEVLEEDEEIEEDRKEEREMQKSPDPPAIPLVGPIDLPALQSLSLSSSSFICEMPNCGAVFSSRQALNGHARIHGGTNQVTKTRCTMPGTKQKSGTQSGYCSIKSSPAHSTTSSETDPTTIFPCKECGKVFFKIKSRNAHMKTHRQQEEQQRQKAQKAAVAAEMAATIARTTGPVGHSLIPLDHMSLVKRVENVGDIDDDVVQELGDVMEENEVMNADLLLDDEDADLLQDDAEL